The proteins below come from a single Arthrobacter sp. zg-Y1171 genomic window:
- a CDS encoding SDR family oxidoreductase, which translates to MGFAPKTAIVTGSDSGIGRAAAVALAKAGMDVGITWHSDEQGAMDTAEEVRSHGRTAVVAHLDTTDLPGCADVVDSLAEKLGGLDVFVNNSGTGDGQKFLELGYDAWRTTLDTNLSGAFVCLQRAAQRMVAAGNGGRLIAVTSVHELQPRVGAAAYTASKHGLGGLIKTIALELGSYGITANSVAPGEIATPMTRQTDSDPQAEDRPGIPLGRPGYATEIADVVAFLASPASSYVTGASWAVDGGMLQMGPQGGSHITSSAWREG; encoded by the coding sequence ATGGGGTTTGCGCCTAAAACGGCAATAGTCACGGGGTCTGATTCCGGCATAGGACGCGCCGCCGCCGTAGCACTGGCCAAGGCGGGAATGGATGTGGGCATCACCTGGCATTCGGATGAACAGGGTGCCATGGACACTGCTGAGGAGGTCCGTTCGCACGGCCGCACCGCCGTCGTCGCCCATCTGGACACCACCGATCTCCCAGGGTGCGCGGACGTTGTGGATTCCCTGGCGGAGAAACTGGGCGGCCTGGACGTGTTCGTCAACAACTCGGGGACCGGGGACGGGCAGAAGTTCCTGGAGCTGGGCTATGACGCCTGGCGCACCACCCTGGACACCAACCTCAGCGGGGCCTTTGTCTGCCTGCAGCGGGCAGCTCAGCGCATGGTCGCGGCCGGCAACGGCGGCCGGCTGATCGCCGTCACCAGCGTCCACGAACTCCAGCCACGAGTGGGCGCCGCGGCGTATACCGCGTCCAAGCACGGCCTCGGCGGGCTGATCAAGACCATCGCCCTGGAGCTGGGCAGCTACGGGATCACGGCCAATTCGGTGGCGCCCGGGGAAATCGCCACACCCATGACGAGGCAGACGGACTCCGACCCGCAGGCCGAGGACCGCCCCGGCATTCCGCTGGGCCGGCCCGGCTATGCCACCGAGATTGCCGACGTCGTGGCCTTCCTGGCTTCACCGGCGTCGTCCTACGTCACGGGGGCCTCCTGGGCCGTCGACGGCGGCATGCTCCAGATGGGACCGCAGGGCGGCTCCCACATCACTTCGTCAGCTTGGCGGGAAGGATAA
- a CDS encoding FAD-dependent oxidoreductase, with product MKSLWLDTAPVIPSDPFDPEASYDTVVVGAGLTGLTTAALLARSGQRVAILEARTVGAVATGNTTAKVSLLQGTQLSSITSHHNAETARQYVEANRQGQSWLLRFCDENGIGYEVRDAYTYATTEQGLKSLRKEHEAAKAAGLDVEFTTETELPFETTGALRLRDQAQIQPMTVLAGLAKDYRAHGGTLIEGVRVTGARHEEGAGIKVGTSQGEVTARHLVLATGIPILDRGGYFAVLKPERSYAVALPVTGTVPQGMYLSVDSPTRSLRTAEADGISYLLAGGNGHTVGRKKHTQELVDDLVDWTAENFAVASAASYAWSAQDYSPARSLPYVGQLPLMGSNIYVATGYNKWGMTNAVAASLALSAEILGGENPWARELYKPRVAPLDAASTLRDNAEVGLSMLTGWAAGLVNSTDTAPPEGQGVVSRENGKPVGTCTVAGETSRVSAVCPHLKGVLNWNDAEQSWDCPLHGSRFTAKGTLLEGPAVKNLDPA from the coding sequence TTGAAATCTCTATGGCTCGATACCGCGCCCGTTATACCCTCTGATCCCTTCGACCCCGAGGCGTCCTACGACACCGTGGTGGTCGGCGCCGGACTCACCGGCCTCACCACGGCAGCCCTGCTGGCACGCAGCGGACAGCGCGTGGCCATCCTGGAAGCACGCACGGTAGGTGCGGTCGCTACAGGCAACACCACGGCCAAGGTTTCCCTCCTGCAGGGAACACAGCTGTCCAGCATCACGTCGCACCATAACGCGGAGACTGCCCGCCAGTATGTGGAAGCCAACCGGCAGGGACAAAGCTGGCTGCTGCGCTTCTGCGACGAAAACGGGATTGGCTACGAGGTCCGGGACGCGTACACCTACGCCACCACCGAGCAGGGACTCAAGAGCCTGCGGAAGGAACACGAGGCAGCCAAGGCCGCCGGGCTCGACGTCGAGTTCACCACGGAGACCGAGCTTCCCTTTGAAACCACGGGCGCCCTGCGGCTTCGCGACCAGGCGCAGATCCAGCCGATGACGGTGCTGGCCGGCCTGGCCAAGGATTACCGCGCTCACGGCGGCACCCTGATCGAGGGCGTCCGGGTGACCGGCGCGCGCCACGAGGAGGGTGCCGGCATCAAGGTCGGAACCAGCCAGGGCGAGGTCACGGCGCGGCACCTGGTGCTGGCCACCGGCATCCCGATCCTGGACCGCGGCGGCTACTTTGCCGTCCTGAAACCCGAGCGTTCCTACGCAGTGGCCCTGCCGGTGACGGGAACGGTTCCGCAGGGCATGTATCTCTCCGTCGATTCGCCCACCCGCTCCCTGCGGACCGCGGAGGCAGACGGTATTTCCTACCTGCTCGCCGGGGGCAACGGGCACACGGTCGGGCGGAAAAAGCACACCCAGGAACTGGTGGACGATCTGGTGGACTGGACCGCGGAGAACTTCGCGGTGGCAAGCGCGGCCAGCTATGCCTGGTCGGCGCAGGATTACTCGCCGGCACGCAGCCTGCCCTACGTCGGGCAGTTGCCGCTGATGGGATCCAACATCTATGTAGCCACCGGTTACAACAAGTGGGGCATGACCAATGCCGTCGCGGCGTCTCTGGCCCTGAGCGCGGAGATTCTCGGCGGAGAGAACCCGTGGGCGCGCGAGCTGTACAAGCCCCGGGTGGCCCCGCTGGATGCCGCGTCCACCCTGCGTGACAACGCCGAGGTGGGGCTCTCCATGCTCACCGGCTGGGCCGCCGGACTGGTCAACAGCACCGACACGGCCCCGCCGGAGGGGCAGGGTGTGGTGTCCCGGGAGAACGGCAAGCCGGTGGGTACCTGCACCGTCGCAGGCGAGACCAGCCGGGTGTCGGCCGTGTGCCCGCACCTCAAGGGGGTCTTGAACTGGAACGACGCCGAACAGTCCTGGGATTGTCCGCTGCACGGCTCCCGGTTCACGGCCAAGGGAACGCTGCTGGAAGGTCCCGCGGTTAAGAACCTCGATCCCGCCTGA
- a CDS encoding metal-dependent hydrolase, which produces MMGGHHAASGAAAWVAVASTAPHAFGWYPVTPLGVVTGALLTAGAALLPDLDHHSGTIAHSLPPLTKILARFTEAVSGGHRRGTHSLLGLAVFVALATALGRVTTEVPVFGSVAVGAGILSVLLMGFAIKALKIAGGPVRSWFLALVFSGFIAVYAPENNDWLPVAVGLGVAVHIVGDLLTHQGVMILWPLRIKRPRSLVRFPVVSKLWRSSGCFSLPLIGAAGSWREWALMVPVTIYAIYGVTVDGMTALTGWSPYT; this is translated from the coding sequence ATGATGGGTGGCCACCATGCCGCTAGCGGCGCTGCGGCCTGGGTTGCCGTCGCCTCCACCGCTCCCCACGCCTTCGGCTGGTATCCGGTGACGCCGCTCGGCGTCGTCACCGGCGCCCTGTTGACCGCCGGCGCTGCCCTGCTGCCCGATCTCGACCATCACAGCGGGACCATTGCCCATTCCCTTCCCCCGCTCACCAAAATCCTTGCCCGCTTTACGGAGGCCGTCAGCGGCGGTCATCGGCGCGGCACGCATTCCCTGCTCGGGCTGGCGGTCTTCGTGGCGCTGGCGACAGCACTGGGCAGGGTGACCACCGAGGTGCCGGTCTTCGGATCAGTGGCGGTGGGCGCGGGGATCCTGTCCGTCCTGCTGATGGGATTTGCCATCAAGGCGCTGAAAATTGCCGGCGGACCGGTTCGCAGCTGGTTCCTCGCCCTGGTTTTCTCGGGGTTCATTGCCGTCTATGCCCCGGAAAACAATGACTGGCTGCCGGTGGCGGTGGGCCTGGGCGTGGCAGTGCATATTGTCGGCGACCTCCTCACCCACCAGGGCGTAATGATCCTGTGGCCGCTGCGGATCAAACGCCCGCGATCCCTGGTCCGATTCCCTGTTGTCAGTAAGCTCTGGCGGAGCAGCGGCTGCTTCTCGCTGCCCCTGATCGGCGCGGCCGGCTCATGGCGGGAATGGGCCCTGATGGTGCCCGTGACCATTTACGCGATTTACGGCGTCACCGTGGACGGCATGACGGCGCTGACCGGCTGGTCCCCCTATACCTAG
- a CDS encoding FadR/GntR family transcriptional regulator: MNEHAGPPAAVLNARIIEVLGQDITSGVLAPGDRLTLDGLQQEFGVSRTVVRDCMRILESMNLVYSKRRVGIVVQEPQLWNVFDPRIIKWRLAGPGRAEQFRTLTELRVGVEPVAAAAAASHAAPAERDRMVELAAELRRLGEAGELDEFLQADIEFHTLLLRSSGNDMFASLQDVVAEVLTGRTRQGMMPANPSEAALRGHVLVADAVAAGDGAAALAHMMDLLEEVRQAIAG, translated from the coding sequence ATGAACGAACATGCCGGCCCGCCGGCCGCGGTCCTGAACGCCCGGATCATCGAGGTCCTGGGCCAGGACATAACCTCCGGCGTGCTTGCCCCGGGGGACCGGCTCACGCTTGACGGGCTGCAGCAGGAGTTCGGAGTTTCCCGAACCGTGGTCCGCGACTGCATGCGGATCCTCGAGTCCATGAACCTGGTGTATTCCAAGCGCCGGGTCGGCATTGTGGTGCAGGAACCCCAGCTGTGGAATGTGTTCGATCCGCGGATCATCAAGTGGCGCCTGGCCGGGCCGGGCCGGGCGGAGCAGTTCCGCACCCTGACCGAACTGCGGGTGGGGGTGGAGCCGGTAGCCGCGGCGGCCGCAGCCAGTCACGCGGCACCAGCTGAGCGGGACCGGATGGTGGAGCTGGCCGCGGAGCTTCGAAGGCTCGGCGAAGCGGGGGAGCTGGATGAGTTCCTGCAGGCCGATATTGAATTCCATACGTTGCTGCTGCGTTCCAGCGGCAACGACATGTTCGCCTCGCTTCAGGACGTGGTTGCCGAAGTGCTTACCGGCCGCACCCGGCAGGGCATGATGCCGGCGAACCCGAGCGAGGCTGCCCTCCGGGGGCATGTGCTGGTGGCGGACGCCGTCGCCGCCGGCGACGGCGCTGCCGCGCTGGCGCACATGATGGATCTACTGGAAGAAGTACGGCAGGCGATCGCGGGTTAG
- a CDS encoding DUF4383 domain-containing protein, with protein sequence MAYPSYSSSGGLSARRTNAQKAAIAFGIVFLLIGVLGFIPGATINYSQLYFSGYASEAALLGIFQVSVLHNVVHMLLGFAGLALARKHSSAKLYLLGGGILYALLFIYGLLIPLESDANFVPFNTADNWLHAVLAVVMILLGIFLGRESEPSSYRSNPNPGEGSVPN encoded by the coding sequence ATGGCATACCCCAGCTACAGTTCCAGCGGCGGTCTCTCGGCGCGCAGGACCAATGCGCAGAAAGCCGCAATTGCATTCGGGATTGTTTTCCTGCTTATCGGAGTCCTGGGGTTCATTCCCGGGGCCACCATCAATTACAGCCAGCTTTACTTCTCGGGTTACGCATCCGAAGCCGCACTTCTGGGCATATTCCAGGTCTCGGTGCTCCACAACGTGGTCCACATGCTGCTGGGCTTCGCCGGGCTGGCCCTGGCGCGAAAGCACTCCTCGGCCAAGCTCTATTTGCTGGGAGGAGGCATCCTCTACGCCCTGCTCTTCATTTACGGGCTGCTCATCCCGCTGGAGTCGGACGCCAACTTCGTTCCCTTCAACACGGCGGACAATTGGCTGCACGCAGTGCTGGCAGTGGTGATGATCCTGCTGGGTATCTTCCTGGGACGTGAGAGCGAACCGAGCTCGTACCGCAGCAACCCGAACCCCGGTGAAGGATCAGTTCCCAACTAG
- a CDS encoding DUF2630 family protein encodes MDEQEIQHRIQELVAQEQSLRETDPGAEPEKHAAELRRVEEQLDQYWDLLRQRRAKADAGQNPDEAQERPVGEVEGYRQ; translated from the coding sequence ATGGACGAACAGGAAATCCAGCACCGGATCCAGGAACTCGTAGCGCAGGAGCAGTCCCTGCGGGAGACGGATCCGGGTGCGGAACCCGAGAAGCACGCCGCGGAACTCAGGCGGGTGGAGGAACAGCTGGACCAGTACTGGGACCTTCTCCGCCAGCGGCGGGCCAAGGCCGACGCCGGGCAGAACCCGGATGAGGCGCAGGAACGGCCCGTGGGTGAAGTCGAGGGATACCGCCAGTAG
- a CDS encoding Dps family protein, protein MKASEELTTNLQAVLVDMIELHLQGKQAHWNVVGKNFRDLHLQLDEIIDDARIFADELAERMRALRAVPDGRSVAVANGTSLPPFPAGLVDTRDTVTHVVAMLEAVVKTMRDVHDQVDEEDPTTADILHGFIAKLEQYAWMVDAENISATAEVVTPEDSNLKPTR, encoded by the coding sequence ATGAAGGCATCTGAAGAGCTGACCACCAACCTGCAGGCCGTCCTGGTGGACATGATCGAACTGCACCTGCAGGGCAAGCAGGCCCACTGGAACGTAGTAGGTAAGAACTTCCGGGACCTGCACCTGCAGCTTGACGAGATCATTGACGACGCGCGCATCTTCGCGGATGAACTGGCCGAGCGCATGCGTGCCCTCCGCGCCGTTCCGGACGGCCGAAGCGTGGCAGTGGCCAACGGCACCAGCCTGCCGCCGTTCCCCGCCGGACTGGTTGACACCCGCGATACCGTGACGCACGTGGTCGCCATGCTCGAGGCCGTCGTCAAGACCATGCGCGACGTGCACGACCAGGTGGACGAAGAGGATCCGACCACTGCGGACATCCTGCACGGCTTTATTGCCAAGCTGGAGCAGTACGCCTGGATGGTGGATGCCGAGAACATTTCCGCCACGGCAGAGGTAGTCACACCCGAAGACAGCAACCTGAAACCGACCCGCTAG
- a CDS encoding gluconokinase, which yields MSQTAQHLVIMGVAGSGKTTIANLLSKRLGWIAAEADEFHPAVNIAKMSAGVPLDDDDRWPWLYAIRDWMGVQAENGRCTIVTCSALKRTYRNVLAQATGDVTFVHLDGSSEVLAERMKTRSGHFMPPSLLPSQLSTLEPLSLDEAGIRIEITDSPAEIVEAILRHLGFTVA from the coding sequence ATGTCCCAAACTGCACAGCACCTCGTCATCATGGGTGTTGCCGGATCGGGCAAAACCACCATCGCCAACCTGCTTTCCAAACGGCTCGGATGGATTGCCGCAGAGGCTGATGAGTTCCATCCGGCCGTTAATATTGCCAAGATGTCCGCCGGCGTCCCCCTGGACGACGACGACCGTTGGCCGTGGCTCTACGCCATCCGCGACTGGATGGGTGTCCAGGCGGAAAACGGCCGGTGCACCATCGTCACTTGTTCCGCGTTGAAACGCACGTACCGGAACGTCCTTGCGCAGGCAACCGGGGACGTTACGTTCGTCCACCTGGACGGGAGCAGCGAGGTGCTTGCCGAACGCATGAAAACCCGAAGCGGACATTTCATGCCGCCGTCCTTGCTTCCCTCGCAGTTGAGCACGTTGGAGCCGCTTTCACTGGACGAGGCCGGTATCCGGATTGAAATAACGGATTCTCCTGCGGAAATCGTGGAGGCCATTCTTAGGCACCTGGGATTCACAGTTGCCTAA